The Allocatelliglobosispora scoriae genome contains a region encoding:
- a CDS encoding DUF3117 domain-containing protein — translation MAAMKPRTGDGPLEVTKEGRGIVMRVPLEGGGRLVVEMTPDEATRLGEALKEAVG, via the coding sequence ATGGCGGCGATGAAGCCGCGGACGGGCGACGGTCCGCTGGAGGTCACCAAGGAGGGCCGGGGCATCGTCATGCGGGTGCCGCTGGAGGGCGGCGGTCGCCTGGTGGTCGAGATGACCCCCGACGAGGCCACGCGTCTTGGTGAAGCCCTCAAGGAAGCCGTCGGCTGA
- a CDS encoding PaaX family transcriptional regulator has translation MQARSALFDLYGDHLRVRGGRAPVAALVRLLAPVKIAAPAVRTAVSRMVRQGWLAPARLTGGPGYQLTPKASRRLDEAASRIYRTARAAWDGRFDLLIVVPPADRRARERLADDLTFLGYGRLGDETWVGARPSAEVDQLLIDAGIPAERFSASHHRGVPGSMALVRSAWDLAAVGAAYTDFVERMRPVVAPVNGRSPDDQAYAARFVLVHEWRSFLFRDPQLPAALLPDDWPGATAASFFDRHAARLRPAADRFVATCLEES, from the coding sequence ATGCAGGCCCGGTCGGCTCTCTTCGATCTCTACGGGGATCACCTCCGCGTTCGCGGTGGACGCGCACCCGTCGCCGCGCTCGTTCGTCTGCTCGCACCTGTCAAGATCGCCGCACCGGCTGTGCGCACCGCCGTGTCGCGGATGGTACGGCAAGGTTGGCTCGCGCCCGCGCGACTCACCGGTGGCCCTGGGTACCAATTGACGCCGAAAGCATCCCGTCGGCTCGACGAGGCGGCCAGCCGGATCTATCGCACCGCCCGGGCCGCCTGGGACGGGCGTTTCGACCTGCTGATCGTCGTGCCGCCCGCCGACCGCCGGGCCCGCGAGCGCCTCGCCGACGACCTGACCTTCCTGGGCTACGGCCGGCTCGGCGACGAGACCTGGGTCGGTGCGCGCCCCTCCGCCGAGGTCGATCAGCTCCTCATCGACGCCGGGATCCCGGCCGAGCGCTTCTCGGCGAGCCACCACCGCGGCGTGCCGGGCTCGATGGCCCTGGTCCGCAGCGCCTGGGACCTCGCCGCGGTCGGGGCCGCCTACACCGACTTCGTCGAGCGGATGCGGCCCGTCGTCGCCCCGGTCAACGGCCGATCGCCGGATGATCAGGCTTATGCGGCGCGCTTCGTGCTCGTACACGAGTGGCGTAGTTTTCTCTTTCGCGACCCGCAACTGCCCGCGGCGCTGCTGCCCGACGACTGGCCGGGCGCGACGGCAGCGAGCTTCTTCGATCGCCATGCGGCTCGGCTGCGACCGGCAGCCGACCGATTCGTCGCCACCTGCCTTGAGGAGTCATGA
- a CDS encoding preprotein translocase subunit TatB, which translates to MFENLNGWEFFALLLIALLIFGEKLPNAIADGMRMLRNLRNMARNATGDLSRELGTDISLEDLNPKTFMRKHLLSEEEEAALRKPLQGMFDDVRNDVRSIADDVKSTAGEFDPRKVSSTAPTTPEPPAVSGSRFVDAT; encoded by the coding sequence ATCTTCGAGAATCTGAACGGTTGGGAGTTCTTCGCTCTCCTGCTGATCGCTCTGTTGATCTTCGGCGAGAAGCTGCCCAACGCCATCGCCGACGGCATGCGCATGCTGCGCAATCTGCGCAACATGGCCCGCAACGCCACGGGTGACCTGAGCCGCGAGCTCGGCACCGACATCTCGCTCGAGGACCTCAACCCCAAGACCTTCATGCGCAAGCACCTGCTCAGCGAGGAAGAAGAGGCAGCGCTGCGCAAGCCGCTGCAGGGGATGTTCGACGACGTCCGCAACGATGTCCGGTCGATCGCCGACGACGTGAAGTCGACGGCGGGTGAGTTCGACCCCCGCAAGGTCTCCTCCACCGCGCCGACCACGCCGGAGCCGCCGGCTGTCTCGGGAAGCCGGTTCGTCGACGCGACCTGA
- a CDS encoding Mrp/NBP35 family ATP-binding protein, with the protein MSAPVTTLTEAITANLAKVNDPEIRRPITELGMVDSVTVDDGVATIRILLTVAGCPLKDKLRTDITEATMQVAGVSAVVIDFGVMSPEQRQGLQATLRGPKAAEPVIPFAQPGSRTRVYAVASGKGGVGKSSVTVNLAASLAARGLSVGVIDADIYGHSVPRMLGADGRPTQVEDMIMPPQSHGVKVISIGMFTAGNAAVVWRGPMLHRALQQFLADVYWGDLDVLLLDLPPGTGDVAISLAQLLPNAEILIVTTPQMAAAEVAERAGSIAVQTHQRIVGVVENMSWLELPTGERMDIFGSGGGQTVADSLTTLLGAKVPLLGQIPLDTLVRESGDAGNPVVLAAPDSPAAKALTQVADRLALRKESLLGKSLGLKPAGR; encoded by the coding sequence ATGTCCGCGCCTGTCACGACGCTCACCGAAGCGATCACCGCCAACCTGGCGAAGGTCAACGATCCCGAGATCCGCCGTCCCATCACCGAGCTCGGGATGGTCGACTCGGTCACCGTCGACGACGGCGTCGCCACGATCCGCATCCTGCTCACCGTGGCGGGCTGCCCGCTCAAGGACAAGCTGCGGACCGACATCACCGAGGCCACGATGCAGGTGGCCGGGGTCAGTGCCGTGGTGATCGACTTCGGCGTGATGAGCCCCGAGCAGCGGCAGGGACTCCAGGCCACCCTGCGCGGCCCCAAGGCGGCCGAGCCGGTCATCCCGTTCGCGCAGCCGGGGTCGAGGACCCGGGTCTACGCGGTCGCCTCCGGCAAGGGCGGCGTCGGCAAGTCCAGCGTCACGGTCAACCTCGCCGCCAGCCTCGCCGCCCGCGGCCTGAGCGTCGGTGTCATCGACGCCGACATCTACGGCCACTCGGTGCCGCGCATGCTCGGCGCCGACGGCCGCCCCACCCAGGTCGAAGACATGATCATGCCGCCCCAGTCGCACGGGGTGAAGGTCATCTCGATCGGCATGTTCACCGCGGGCAACGCCGCGGTCGTCTGGCGCGGCCCCATGCTCCACCGGGCCCTCCAGCAGTTCCTCGCCGATGTCTACTGGGGCGACCTCGACGTGCTCCTCCTGGACCTGCCGCCCGGCACCGGCGACGTGGCGATCTCCCTCGCCCAGCTCCTCCCCAACGCCGAGATCCTCATCGTCACCACCCCCCAGATGGCGGCAGCCGAGGTCGCCGAGCGCGCCGGCTCCATCGCCGTCCAGACCCACCAGCGCATCGTCGGCGTGGTGGAGAACATGTCCTGGCTGGAGCTCCCCACCGGCGAGCGCATGGACATCTTCGGCTCCGGCGGCGGCCAGACCGTGGCCGACTCCCTCACCACCCTGCTGGGCGCCAAGGTTCCCCTGCTGGGTCAGATCCCCCTGGACACCCTGGTCAGGGAGTCCGGCGACGCCGGCAACCCGGTCGTCCTGGCCGCTCCCGACTCCCCGGCGGCCAAGGCCCTCACCCAGGTGGCCGACCGCCTGGCCCTCCGCAAGGAGTCCCTCCTGGGCAAGTCCCTAGGCCTCAAGCCAGCAGGCCGCTAA
- a CDS encoding S1C family serine protease: MQSSGNERDGAHWWSDAANDPWRDPESPATMYAVPAAPGQPAPEQLPGPAYPRKRLVALVALAGVMTLTAGALGAAIGIGLSSPAEQRENLLGATHMAPAIAQRAPDSYAAVIGRVLPSVVTVRVPVAGGTALGSGFVVSKDGYVITNDHVVSGGSNVTVLFNDGSTAPAKVVGTDPESDVAVIKVSADGLTPVQLGDSDQVAVGDPVLAIGSPLALTSTVTSGIVSALDRTLVAGDAGQQRYYAAIQTDAAINHGNSGGPLLNSGGEVIGINSVIKSLATDDASSGNIGLAFAIPINQAKRVAEEIIKTGHARRTVIGARLEDSHKGVRLATVDPAGPAAGAGLRGGDVVVTIDGHQLAESADLIAMVRKYAPGTAVTVEFLRGSDRQRVTVTLVADAK, translated from the coding sequence ATGCAGAGCAGCGGCAATGAGCGCGATGGCGCGCACTGGTGGAGCGACGCGGCCAATGATCCGTGGCGCGACCCGGAGTCGCCCGCGACCATGTACGCCGTCCCGGCCGCACCGGGCCAACCGGCTCCCGAGCAGCTGCCCGGACCGGCGTACCCGCGAAAGCGTCTTGTCGCCCTGGTGGCGCTCGCCGGAGTGATGACGCTGACCGCTGGCGCGCTCGGTGCCGCGATCGGGATCGGGCTGAGCAGCCCCGCCGAGCAGCGGGAGAACCTTCTCGGCGCGACCCACATGGCACCGGCGATCGCTCAACGTGCACCCGATTCCTACGCGGCCGTGATCGGCCGGGTGCTGCCGAGTGTCGTGACGGTACGCGTACCCGTTGCCGGCGGCACCGCGCTCGGCTCCGGGTTCGTGGTGAGCAAGGACGGCTACGTGATCACCAACGATCACGTCGTCTCGGGCGGATCCAACGTCACCGTGCTCTTCAACGACGGGAGCACGGCGCCTGCCAAGGTCGTCGGTACCGATCCGGAGTCGGACGTCGCCGTGATCAAGGTGAGTGCCGACGGGCTGACCCCGGTGCAGCTCGGCGACTCGGATCAGGTGGCGGTCGGCGATCCGGTGCTCGCGATCGGATCACCACTGGCCCTGACCTCGACGGTCACCTCCGGCATCGTCAGCGCGCTGGACCGGACCCTCGTCGCGGGGGATGCCGGGCAGCAGCGGTATTACGCGGCGATCCAGACCGATGCCGCCATCAACCACGGCAACTCCGGTGGCCCGCTGCTCAACAGCGGTGGTGAGGTGATCGGCATCAACTCGGTGATCAAGTCGCTGGCGACGGACGACGCGTCGTCGGGCAACATCGGCCTCGCCTTCGCCATCCCGATCAACCAGGCGAAACGGGTCGCCGAGGAGATCATCAAGACCGGGCACGCCCGGCGTACCGTCATCGGGGCGCGGCTGGAGGACTCGCACAAGGGCGTACGCCTCGCGACCGTCGACCCGGCCGGACCGGCGGCGGGGGCCGGCCTGCGCGGCGGCGACGTGGTCGTCACGATCGACGGGCACCAGCTCGCCGAGTCGGCCGACCTCATCGCCATGGTGCGCAAATACGCTCCCGGGACGGCGGTGACGGTGGAGTTCCTGCGGGGCTCCGATCGTCAACGGGTGACCGTCACGCTCGTCGCCGACGCCAAATAG
- a CDS encoding O-methyltransferase, protein MIRQFGQSIVSGQQAESFATEDLVLQTARGLAGELGLTTVSAATGALLRVLAAASGAKSVIEIGTGTGYSGLWLLRGMRPEGVLTTIDPDAEHQRMARRIFLEAGFASGRSRVIAGRALEVLPRLSDGAYDLVLVDGEPTERAACVAAAARLLRPSGTLVVIGAGRGTLAEDVRADDRTWTAALLPSIDGVLTAVRR, encoded by the coding sequence ATGATCAGGCAGTTCGGCCAGTCCATAGTGTCCGGCCAACAGGCCGAGTCCTTCGCGACGGAGGATCTCGTCCTGCAGACCGCTCGTGGCCTGGCCGGGGAGCTCGGTCTCACCACCGTCTCCGCCGCGACCGGTGCGCTGCTGCGCGTCCTCGCGGCGGCCTCCGGCGCCAAGTCCGTCATCGAGATCGGCACCGGTACCGGCTACAGCGGGCTCTGGCTGCTGCGCGGGATGCGCCCCGAGGGCGTGCTCACCACGATCGATCCCGACGCCGAGCACCAGCGGATGGCCCGGCGGATCTTCCTGGAGGCCGGGTTCGCCTCGGGCCGCAGCCGGGTCATCGCGGGCCGCGCGCTCGAGGTGCTGCCCCGCCTCTCCGACGGCGCCTACGACCTGGTCCTCGTCGACGGCGAGCCGACCGAGCGCGCTGCCTGCGTGGCCGCCGCCGCCCGCCTGCTCCGCCCCAGCGGCACCCTGGTGGTGATCGGCGCGGGCCGAGGCACTCTCGCCGAAGACGTCCGCGCCGACGACCGCACCTGGACCGCAGCCCTCCTCCCCAGCATCGACGGAGTCCTCACCGCAGTCCGCCGCTAA
- a CDS encoding SRPBCC family protein codes for MTDTRSTGEVTATVIVNAPADKVFAAFVDWERQSEWIPMTKVRVVSGDGGVGSMVEAVTKLGPGVLLDEMRIERIDAPYEVRVLHCGKVLRGPGVVRCTSMENGRTQVVLHEWFELPGGWAGKAMWPLLWPGSKLGFRHALGRFARMVERDAL; via the coding sequence GTGACCGACACCAGATCCACCGGCGAGGTGACCGCGACCGTCATCGTCAACGCGCCCGCCGACAAGGTCTTCGCGGCCTTCGTCGACTGGGAGCGCCAGAGCGAGTGGATCCCGATGACCAAGGTCAGGGTCGTCTCGGGCGACGGCGGCGTGGGCAGCATGGTCGAGGCGGTGACGAAGCTCGGCCCCGGCGTGCTCCTCGACGAGATGCGGATCGAGCGGATCGACGCGCCCTACGAGGTGCGGGTGCTGCACTGCGGCAAGGTCCTGCGCGGCCCCGGTGTCGTCCGCTGCACCTCGATGGAGAACGGCCGCACCCAGGTCGTGCTGCACGAGTGGTTCGAGCTGCCGGGCGGCTGGGCGGGCAAGGCGATGTGGCCGCTGCTCTGGCCGGGATCCAAGCTGGGCTTCCGCCATGCGCTGGGCCGGTTCGCCCGGATGGTCGAGCGCGACGCGCTATAG
- a CDS encoding NADH-quinone oxidoreductase subunit A — MDGYLSTYATLGLLLLATGLVFVGAFGANRLLRPSSPASPAGKFETYECGLDPVGGGWAQVHIRYYLYAYLYLLFAVEAAFLFPWAVVYLEQGSTTVVEMAIFVGVLALGLLYAWRKKALTWS, encoded by the coding sequence GTGGACGGTTATCTCAGCACCTATGCCACCCTGGGTCTACTGCTGCTGGCGACGGGCCTTGTCTTCGTCGGTGCTTTCGGTGCCAACCGCCTGCTGCGACCTTCCTCCCCGGCGAGCCCGGCGGGCAAGTTCGAGACCTACGAGTGCGGCCTAGACCCTGTTGGGGGCGGCTGGGCACAGGTGCATATCCGTTATTACCTCTACGCATATCTCTACCTCCTCTTCGCGGTCGAGGCGGCGTTTCTCTTCCCGTGGGCAGTCGTCTATCTCGAGCAGGGCTCGACCACGGTGGTCGAAATGGCAATATTTGTCGGAGTCCTCGCGCTGGGTCTTCTCTATGCCTGGCGGAAAAAGGCTCTCACCTGGAGTTGA
- a CDS encoding 2-oxoacid:acceptor oxidoreductase subunit alpha, translated as MAKEIQQLDRVVIRFAGDSGDGMQLTGDRFTSETAQLGNDISTLPNFPAEIRAPAGTLPGVSSFQVHFADFDILTPGDAPNVLVAMNPAALKANIDDLPRGATIIVNTDEFTKRNLVKVGYAVSPLDDGSLDAYSVHPVGLTSMTVGALSEHPVSKKDAERAKNMFALGLLSWLYSRPHGSTLEFLRKKFAARPELVAANIAAFEAGWSFGETTEGFAVRYEVKPAKMKPGNYRNITGNTALALGLVAAGVRAKLPVVLGAYPITPASDILHELSKHKKFGVTTIQAEDEIAAVGIALGASYGGALGVTSTSGPGVALKSETISLGVALELPLVIVDVQRAGPSTGLPTKTEQADLNMALHGRHGEAPVAVIAPRSPSDCFFAAIEACRIAITYRTPVLLLSDGYIANGSEPWLLPEVDDLPDLQVTFATEPNAEGGKFLPYLRDPETMARPWAVPGTPGLEHRIGGLEKADKTGDISYDPANHDFMVRTRAARIEGIPVPDIEIEDPSGEARVLVLGWGSTYGPIGAASRALRQSGHKIAQAHLRHLNPLPANLGAVLRSYDRVVVPEMNLGQLAQLLRGRYLVDVIPYNQVRGLPFTSSELATMLEEVVKNV; from the coding sequence GTGGCCAAGGAGATACAGCAGCTCGATCGCGTGGTCATTCGGTTTGCGGGTGACTCGGGCGACGGCATGCAGCTCACCGGCGATCGGTTCACCTCGGAAACGGCGCAGCTCGGCAACGACATCTCGACGTTGCCGAACTTCCCGGCCGAGATCCGCGCACCCGCGGGCACCCTTCCCGGAGTCTCCAGTTTTCAGGTGCACTTCGCCGACTTCGACATCCTGACGCCGGGCGACGCGCCCAACGTCCTGGTGGCGATGAACCCGGCGGCGCTGAAGGCCAACATCGACGACCTGCCGCGGGGCGCGACGATCATCGTCAACACCGACGAGTTCACCAAGCGCAACCTGGTCAAGGTCGGCTACGCGGTCTCGCCGCTCGATGACGGATCCCTGGATGCCTACTCGGTGCACCCGGTCGGGCTGACGAGCATGACCGTCGGCGCCCTCTCGGAGCACCCGGTCAGCAAGAAGGACGCCGAGCGGGCCAAGAACATGTTCGCGCTGGGCCTGCTGAGCTGGCTCTACTCGCGTCCGCACGGCTCCACCCTGGAGTTCCTGCGCAAGAAGTTCGCCGCCCGCCCCGAGCTCGTCGCCGCCAACATCGCCGCCTTCGAGGCCGGCTGGTCGTTCGGCGAGACGACGGAGGGCTTCGCGGTCCGCTACGAGGTCAAGCCGGCCAAGATGAAGCCGGGCAACTACCGCAACATCACCGGCAACACCGCGCTCGCCCTCGGGCTGGTCGCGGCCGGTGTCCGGGCGAAGCTGCCGGTGGTCCTCGGCGCCTACCCGATCACTCCGGCCTCGGACATCCTGCACGAGCTGAGCAAGCACAAGAAGTTCGGCGTGACGACGATCCAGGCCGAGGACGAGATCGCCGCGGTCGGCATCGCGCTCGGCGCCTCCTACGGCGGTGCGCTCGGCGTGACGAGCACCAGCGGACCGGGCGTGGCGCTCAAGAGCGAGACGATCTCGCTCGGCGTGGCGCTGGAGCTGCCGCTCGTCATCGTCGACGTGCAGCGGGCCGGCCCCTCGACGGGTCTGCCGACCAAAACCGAGCAGGCCGACCTCAACATGGCCCTGCACGGCCGGCACGGCGAGGCGCCCGTCGCGGTGATCGCGCCCCGGTCGCCGTCGGACTGCTTCTTCGCCGCGATCGAGGCCTGCCGGATCGCCATCACCTACCGCACGCCGGTGCTGCTCCTCTCCGACGGCTACATCGCCAACGGCTCCGAGCCGTGGCTGCTGCCGGAGGTCGACGATCTGCCCGACCTGCAGGTGACGTTCGCCACCGAGCCCAACGCGGAGGGCGGCAAGTTCCTGCCCTATCTGCGGGACCCGGAGACGATGGCCCGCCCCTGGGCCGTCCCCGGCACCCCTGGTCTGGAGCACCGGATCGGCGGTCTGGAGAAGGCCGACAAGACCGGCGACATCTCCTACGACCCGGCCAACCACGACTTCATGGTCCGCACCCGGGCGGCGCGGATCGAGGGCATCCCGGTGCCCGACATCGAGATCGAGGACCCGTCGGGCGAGGCTCGCGTACTCGTCCTGGGCTGGGGTTCGACCTACGGCCCGATCGGTGCCGCGTCCCGTGCGCTGCGCCAGTCGGGACACAAGATCGCCCAGGCGCACCTGCGCCACCTGAACCCGCTCCCCGCCAATCTGGGAGCCGTGCTGCGCAGCTACGACCGCGTCGTGGTCCCCGAGATGAACCTCGGCCAGCTGGCCCAGCTCCTCCGCGGCCGCTACCTCGTCGATGTCATCCCCTACAACCAGGTACGCGGGCTCCCCTTCACCTCGTCGGAGCTCGCCACGATGCTGGAAGAGGTCGTGAAGAATGTCTGA
- a CDS encoding DivIVA domain-containing protein: MAQLLLLLVVALTVGAVVFGVMVLVGGSDPGLRGVEPDGRSVPLPGSRPLVESDVVQTTFDSASGFFVARGYRMAQVDQALRRVAYDIGYKDELIGVLSAEVEALREGRLDDADALRTARLSALGEATPAEPGDELPLDRGAAAPVIDLGEVAAAPTAEAEPVEVQEPDTSVPDGPFAPWPAEAKADDEADHPADTEADPAVTAESTDAPAQKVTTRG; the protein is encoded by the coding sequence ATGGCCCAGTTGCTGCTCCTGCTCGTCGTGGCACTCACCGTCGGTGCCGTCGTCTTCGGCGTGATGGTGCTGGTCGGCGGCTCGGATCCCGGTTTGCGCGGGGTCGAGCCGGACGGCCGCTCGGTTCCGCTGCCGGGGAGCCGGCCGCTGGTCGAGAGCGACGTCGTGCAGACGACCTTCGACTCGGCGTCGGGATTCTTCGTCGCCCGCGGCTACCGGATGGCCCAGGTCGACCAGGCGCTGCGGCGGGTCGCCTATGACATCGGCTACAAGGACGAGCTGATCGGCGTGCTCTCCGCCGAGGTGGAGGCCCTGCGCGAGGGCCGCCTCGACGACGCGGACGCGCTGCGCACCGCTCGCCTCTCCGCTCTCGGCGAGGCGACGCCCGCCGAGCCCGGCGACGAGCTGCCGCTCGACCGGGGCGCGGCCGCCCCCGTGATCGACCTGGGCGAGGTGGCCGCTGCGCCGACCGCCGAAGCGGAGCCGGTCGAGGTCCAGGAGCCCGACACGAGCGTGCCCGACGGCCCGTTCGCGCCGTGGCCGGCCGAGGCGAAGGCCGACGATGAGGCCGACCACCCCGCTGACACCGAGGCCGACCCGGCTGTCACCGCCGAGAGCACCGACGCACCGGCTCAGAAAGTGACGACCCGCGGGTGA
- a CDS encoding leucyl aminopeptidase family protein, giving the protein MLDIAFTAGPDEPIIGAAPGVVAFPVSKPEGSASAAVVATSLPDDLRAEAEAFLAQVAHSGKAGEVHILHRPLQETSKVLFVGIGEGDEAGWRSAGAAVTRSSVKETSVTIEITSAREPAAAVRGFAEGAWLAEYKFRLVEPGPDDGPKLTGLRLHAPGVDQRAIDTARIVATHTRFARDLTNMPSGVKTPEWFVDQVTERGGRIEIKVWDPAELAADGFNGILAVGSGSSRGPRLLRLDYAPEGATRHVVLVGKGITFDTGGIDIKPADAMALMRKDMGGGAAVVGATLAAAELELPVRVTALVALAENLVSGTSWRQGDVIKHYGGLTTEVRSTDAEGRVVLGDALAYAVETYDPDYLIDLATLTGASRVALGKRIAALFSEDDALVKALSEAAKAAGESVWQLPLPGDYRAAVVSEIADLYNSTEVSAAGTITAALYLREFTGEQHDRWAHIDMSSPSWADSANGELAKGATGWGVRTLVRWFESL; this is encoded by the coding sequence ATGCTCGATATCGCCTTCACCGCCGGTCCCGACGAACCCATCATCGGAGCCGCGCCCGGCGTGGTCGCGTTCCCCGTGTCGAAGCCCGAAGGCTCTGCCTCGGCAGCCGTGGTCGCCACCTCCCTTCCCGACGATCTCCGAGCCGAGGCCGAGGCCTTTCTCGCCCAGGTCGCGCACTCCGGTAAAGCCGGTGAAGTCCATATTCTGCACCGTCCGCTCCAGGAGACATCCAAAGTCCTGTTTGTGGGCATCGGCGAGGGCGACGAAGCCGGTTGGCGGTCCGCCGGAGCCGCTGTGACCAGGTCATCAGTAAAAGAGACCTCCGTCACGATCGAGATCACCTCGGCCCGGGAGCCGGCCGCCGCCGTCCGCGGTTTCGCCGAGGGCGCCTGGCTCGCCGAATACAAATTCCGCCTCGTCGAGCCAGGTCCTGACGACGGCCCCAAGCTGACCGGCCTGCGTCTGCACGCGCCCGGCGTGGACCAGCGGGCCATCGACACCGCTCGCATCGTCGCCACCCACACGCGCTTCGCCCGGGACCTCACCAACATGCCCTCCGGTGTGAAGACCCCCGAGTGGTTCGTCGACCAGGTCACCGAGCGGGGCGGCCGGATCGAGATCAAGGTCTGGGACCCCGCCGAGCTCGCGGCCGACGGCTTCAACGGCATCCTCGCCGTCGGTTCGGGCTCCTCCCGGGGTCCGCGCCTGCTCCGCCTCGACTACGCGCCCGAGGGTGCGACCCGGCACGTCGTGCTCGTCGGCAAGGGCATCACCTTCGACACCGGCGGCATCGACATCAAGCCCGCCGACGCGATGGCGCTCATGCGCAAGGACATGGGCGGCGGTGCCGCGGTCGTCGGTGCCACCCTCGCCGCCGCCGAGCTGGAGCTGCCGGTCCGGGTCACCGCCCTCGTCGCGCTCGCGGAGAACCTCGTCTCCGGCACCTCGTGGCGGCAGGGCGACGTGATCAAGCACTACGGCGGCCTCACCACCGAGGTGCGCAGCACCGACGCCGAGGGCCGCGTCGTGCTCGGCGACGCCCTCGCCTACGCCGTCGAGACCTACGACCCCGACTACCTGATCGACCTGGCGACGCTGACCGGCGCCTCCCGGGTCGCCCTCGGCAAGCGGATCGCTGCTCTCTTCTCCGAGGACGACGCACTGGTCAAGGCGCTCAGCGAGGCCGCCAAGGCGGCGGGGGAGTCGGTCTGGCAGCTCCCGCTCCCCGGCGACTACCGCGCCGCGGTCGTGAGCGAGATCGCCGACCTCTACAACTCGACCGAGGTCTCCGCGGCGGGCACCATCACCGCCGCGCTCTACCTGCGCGAGTTCACCGGTGAGCAGCACGACCGGTGGGCGCACATCGACATGTCGTCGCCGTCCTGGGCCGACTCCGCCAACGGCGAGCTCGCCAAGGGCGCGACCGGCTGGGGTGTGCGAACCCTGGTGCGCTGGTTCGAGTCCCTGTAA
- a CDS encoding DUF1003 domain-containing protein, with protein MSDLRRLDQPREPRRLTLPRFNPEAFGRWSEQIARFMGTARFLVYMTVFILAWLAWNVLAPSDLQFDPYTFTFLTLLLSLQASYAAPLILLAQNRQADRDRLTMEEDRRRAAMQKAETEFLAREIASLRIALGEVATRDFLRSELSRLAEELDEAAHRRQQLDRKHHQRELKAARRDSFDDFSDTDG; from the coding sequence GTGAGTGACCTCCGCCGCCTCGACCAGCCCCGGGAGCCCCGGCGGCTGACCCTTCCTCGCTTCAACCCGGAGGCGTTCGGCCGCTGGTCGGAGCAGATCGCCCGGTTCATGGGGACGGCTCGGTTCCTCGTCTACATGACCGTCTTCATCCTGGCGTGGCTCGCCTGGAACGTGCTGGCGCCGTCGGATCTGCAGTTCGACCCGTACACCTTCACGTTCTTGACCTTGCTCTTGTCCCTGCAGGCCTCCTATGCGGCGCCGTTGATCCTGCTCGCGCAGAACCGGCAGGCGGACCGCGACCGGTTGACGATGGAGGAGGACCGGCGGCGGGCGGCGATGCAGAAGGCCGAGACGGAGTTCCTGGCGCGGGAGATCGCGTCGCTGCGGATCGCGCTGGGCGAGGTCGCCACTCGCGACTTCCTGCGGTCGGAGCTGTCGCGGCTGGCCGAGGAGTTGGATGAGGCCGCTCATCGGCGTCAGCAGTTGGATCGCAAGCATCATCAGCGGGAGCTGAAGGCTGCTCGGCGTGATTCATTCGACGACTTCTCGGATACTGACGGGTGA
- a CDS encoding enoyl-CoA hydratase-related protein, whose product MADPLLIDHTDGVATLTLNRPEAMNALNVALKQALRDAVIELNAEPGVRAVVITGAGERAFCVGQDLREHLGFLKSGDPSPLGTVVEHYNPLVTALAELNVPVIAAVRGAAAGAGASLALLADFRIGGPSTSLLMAFAKVGLAGDSGISWSLPRLVGHAKALELLLLAEPVGAAEAHRLGLLTRVAETDDEILPAAQELAARLAAGPTVAFGAIKRELAIGSVGTLAEALASEAAEQALCGGTQDHVESTMAFVEKRTPRFVGA is encoded by the coding sequence ATGGCCGACCCACTGCTCATCGACCACACCGACGGTGTCGCCACGCTGACGCTCAACCGACCCGAGGCGATGAACGCGCTCAACGTCGCGCTCAAGCAGGCGCTGCGCGACGCGGTGATCGAGCTCAACGCCGAGCCCGGCGTGCGCGCGGTGGTGATCACGGGCGCGGGCGAGCGGGCCTTCTGCGTCGGCCAGGACCTGCGCGAGCACCTCGGCTTCCTGAAGTCGGGCGATCCGTCGCCGCTGGGCACGGTGGTCGAGCACTACAACCCGCTGGTCACAGCGCTCGCCGAGCTCAACGTGCCGGTGATCGCGGCGGTGCGCGGTGCCGCCGCCGGGGCGGGTGCCTCGCTGGCGCTGCTCGCGGACTTCCGGATCGGCGGGCCGTCGACGAGCCTGCTGATGGCGTTCGCAAAGGTCGGCCTCGCCGGTGACAGCGGCATCTCGTGGTCCCTGCCGCGCCTCGTCGGCCACGCGAAGGCGCTGGAGCTGCTGCTGCTCGCGGAGCCGGTCGGCGCGGCCGAGGCGCACCGGCTCGGGCTGCTGACGCGGGTCGCCGAGACCGACGACGAGATCCTTCCGGCCGCGCAGGAGCTCGCCGCGCGGCTCGCCGCCGGGCCGACGGTCGCCTTCGGCGCGATCAAGCGAGAGCTCGCGATCGGGTCGGTGGGCACGCTCGCCGAGGCGCTGGCATCCGAGGCCGCCGAGCAGGCCCTTTGCGGGGGTACGCAGGACCACGTGGAGTCGACGATGGCCTTTGTGGAGAAGCGCACACCGAGGTTTGTCGGTGCATGA